One stretch of Aeromicrobium fastidiosum DNA includes these proteins:
- a CDS encoding sulfate/molybdate ABC transporter ATP-binding protein — protein sequence MSIEIRGVNKNFGDFVALQDIDLSIPSGQLTALLGPSGGGKSTLLRIIAGLETSDSGTIEIEGLDATGLPAQKRNVGFVFQHYAAFKHMTVEKNVAFGLEIRKKPKDEVKRRVAELLRLVHLEQFSHRLPSQLSGGQRQRMALARALAIEPSVLLLDEPFGALDAKVRKELREWLRRLHDEVHVTTVFVTHDQEEALEVSDNLVVINEGRIEQIGTPDDLYDRPASEFVLSFLGPVTRLGNKLIRPHDIDITRYEHAATATGRITRWTRVGFEIRLEITPDDVLHPDPVQVIVTRTEATALQLHEGDQVWLRPRAGAETVISS from the coding sequence ATGAGCATCGAGATCCGGGGCGTCAACAAGAACTTCGGCGACTTCGTGGCGCTGCAGGACATCGACCTCAGCATCCCCAGCGGACAGCTGACGGCGCTGCTCGGTCCGAGCGGCGGCGGCAAGTCGACGCTGCTGCGCATCATCGCGGGCCTCGAGACGTCCGACAGCGGGACGATCGAGATCGAGGGCCTCGACGCGACCGGCCTGCCGGCGCAGAAGCGCAACGTGGGCTTCGTGTTCCAGCACTACGCCGCGTTCAAGCACATGACGGTCGAGAAGAACGTCGCCTTCGGCCTCGAGATCCGCAAGAAGCCCAAGGACGAGGTCAAGCGCCGGGTCGCCGAGCTGCTGCGCCTCGTGCACCTCGAGCAGTTCTCGCACCGGCTGCCGTCCCAGCTCTCGGGCGGGCAGCGGCAGCGCATGGCCCTGGCCCGGGCGCTCGCGATCGAGCCCAGCGTGCTGCTGCTCGACGAGCCGTTCGGCGCGCTCGACGCCAAGGTGCGCAAGGAGCTGCGCGAGTGGCTGCGCCGCCTGCACGACGAGGTGCACGTCACGACGGTGTTCGTCACGCACGACCAGGAGGAGGCCCTCGAGGTCTCCGACAACCTCGTGGTCATCAACGAGGGCCGCATCGAGCAGATCGGCACGCCCGACGACCTCTACGACCGTCCGGCCAGCGAGTTCGTGCTGTCGTTCCTCGGACCTGTCACCCGTCTCGGCAACAAGCTCATCCGGCCGCACGACATCGACATCACGCGCTACGAGCACGCCGCCACGGCGACGGGACGCATCACCCGGTGGACGCGGGTCGGCTTCGAGATCCGGCTCGAGATCACGCCGGACGACGTGCTGCACCCCGACCCGGTTCAGGTCATCGTGACCCGCACGGAGGCCACGGCGCTGCAGCTGCACGAGGGCGACCAGGTGTGGCTGCGCCCCCGCGCCGGGGCCGAGACCGTCATCAGCAGCTGA
- a CDS encoding PadR family transcriptional regulator, whose amino-acid sequence MTLKPLGVAALALLAERPMHPYEMYQLLLERHEDRMVKVRPGSLYHAVERLHADELVEVTGTEREGNRPERTTYALTEPGRAALRQRVTELITTPVREYPLFTHALSEAHNIPADEAAAALTTYADRLDEEIADLGSLLTAARDRGVEPTYLLAGDYLLHTTTTQRDWIRTLVTRIETKEFTWQPDHP is encoded by the coding sequence ATGACGTTGAAACCGCTCGGCGTCGCCGCCCTCGCCCTGCTGGCCGAGCGACCCATGCACCCCTACGAGATGTACCAGCTGCTGCTGGAACGTCACGAGGACCGCATGGTCAAGGTGCGCCCCGGCTCGCTCTACCACGCGGTCGAGCGTCTCCACGCCGACGAGCTCGTCGAGGTCACCGGCACCGAGCGCGAGGGCAACCGGCCCGAGCGCACCACCTACGCGCTGACCGAGCCGGGCAGGGCGGCCCTTCGGCAACGCGTCACCGAGCTCATCACGACCCCCGTCCGCGAGTACCCGCTGTTCACCCACGCCCTCAGCGAGGCCCACAACATCCCGGCCGACGAGGCTGCCGCAGCACTCACGACCTACGCCGACAGGCTCGACGAGGAGATCGCCGACCTCGGCAGCCTGCTCACCGCTGCCCGCGACCGCGGCGTCGAGCCGACGTACCTCCTCGCCGGCGACTACCTGCTGCACACCACCACGACCCAGCGCGACTGGATCCGCACCCTCGTCACCCGCATCGAGACCAAGGAATTCACATGGCAACCCGACCATCCATGA
- a CDS encoding DedA family protein yields MIDGISDFVLGLAGSPWVYLVVLAFAAVDAFFPPIPSESAIVALAAFSASSGQPDLVLLGLAAVGGALIGDHAAYGVGRWLGTDRFAILRRPAAVELIERAEAELDKRAASLILTARFIPVGRVAVNVTAGATRFRYHRFAPLAVMAATAWATYCVLVGLLAGSWVKDQPLLGAAGAIVFALLAGIVIDKLLARHRKRAANAS; encoded by the coding sequence ATGATCGACGGCATCAGCGACTTCGTGCTCGGCCTGGCCGGCTCGCCCTGGGTGTACCTGGTCGTGCTGGCCTTCGCGGCGGTCGACGCGTTCTTCCCGCCGATCCCGAGCGAGTCGGCGATCGTGGCGCTGGCCGCCTTCTCGGCCTCGTCGGGCCAACCCGACCTCGTGCTGCTCGGCCTCGCCGCGGTGGGCGGTGCCCTCATCGGCGACCACGCCGCCTACGGCGTCGGTCGGTGGCTGGGCACCGACCGGTTCGCGATCCTGCGTCGCCCCGCGGCGGTCGAGCTCATCGAGCGCGCGGAGGCCGAGCTCGACAAGCGGGCCGCGAGCCTGATCCTGACGGCCCGGTTCATCCCGGTCGGACGCGTCGCGGTCAACGTCACCGCGGGTGCCACGAGGTTCCGCTACCACCGGTTCGCCCCGCTCGCCGTCATGGCCGCGACGGCGTGGGCGACGTACTGCGTGCTGGTCGGGCTCCTCGCCGGTTCGTGGGTCAAGGACCAGCCGCTGCTGGGTGCAGCGGGTGCGATCGTCTTCGCCCTGCTCGCCGGCATCGTCATCGACAAGCTGCTGGCCCGGCACCGCAAGCGCGCGGCGAACGCCTCCTGA
- a CDS encoding GNAT family N-acetyltransferase, producing MRWPLVVPVLSDGEVTIRAHVPSDVDGLFEMATDPDMVRWTAVPDPHTRAMSEQLAFTAMPRGWEDGTHRGWAIEAIDDDGRARFAGNVDVRQKPIADIGFALHPWARGRGIMARAVRLAVDWSFTEGGVEIVHWRSHVGNEPSLRVAHATGFTLHGTTPGMLLERGQVIDAWTGSLRFGDAPYAHRPWAEATVLESERLRLRPFTDADLPRIAEACSDPLSRHFLSNLPQPYTTATARGYVDDCTWQAATGAKATWAVADRSTDQLLGNIAVMDLLGLAGDHGEIGYWLHPDARGRGLMTEAVRTVVAHALDPAGLDRRRLALHAAVDNPASNAVAVAAGFTLFGTQRVAERLGDGSFDDLNGYELVR from the coding sequence ATGAGGTGGCCCCTGGTCGTCCCCGTCCTCAGCGACGGCGAGGTGACGATCCGGGCACACGTCCCGTCCGACGTCGACGGCCTGTTCGAGATGGCGACCGATCCCGACATGGTCCGCTGGACCGCGGTGCCCGATCCGCACACCCGCGCGATGAGCGAGCAGCTGGCGTTCACGGCGATGCCCCGCGGCTGGGAGGACGGGACGCACCGCGGCTGGGCGATCGAGGCGATCGACGACGACGGGCGCGCGCGGTTCGCCGGCAACGTCGACGTGCGCCAGAAGCCCATCGCCGACATCGGCTTCGCGCTGCACCCCTGGGCGCGGGGCCGCGGGATCATGGCGCGCGCGGTGCGGCTGGCCGTCGACTGGTCCTTCACGGAGGGCGGGGTCGAGATCGTGCACTGGCGATCGCACGTCGGCAACGAGCCGTCGCTGCGGGTCGCGCACGCGACGGGCTTCACGCTGCACGGCACGACGCCCGGCATGCTGCTCGAACGCGGACAGGTCATCGACGCCTGGACGGGCTCGCTGCGCTTCGGCGACGCCCCCTACGCGCACCGCCCGTGGGCCGAGGCGACGGTCCTGGAGTCCGAGCGTCTTCGCCTGCGTCCGTTCACCGACGCCGATCTGCCGCGCATCGCCGAGGCGTGCTCCGACCCGCTGAGCCGGCACTTCCTGTCGAACCTCCCCCAGCCGTACACGACGGCCACGGCCCGGGGATACGTCGACGACTGCACGTGGCAGGCGGCGACCGGCGCCAAGGCCACGTGGGCCGTGGCAGACCGCTCCACCGACCAGCTGCTCGGCAACATCGCCGTGATGGACCTGTTGGGCCTGGCCGGCGACCACGGCGAGATCGGCTACTGGCTCCACCCCGATGCGCGCGGCCGGGGACTCATGACCGAGGCCGTCAGGACGGTCGTGGCACATGCTCTCGACCCCGCCGGCCTCGACCGCCGACGGCTCGCCCTGCACGCCGCGGTCGACAACCCGGCGAGCAACGCCGTCGCGGTCGCCGCCGGGTTCACGCTGTTCGGCACGCAGCGGGTGGCCGAGCGTCTCGGTGACGGATCGTTCGACGACCTGAACGGCTACGAGCTCGTGCGCTGA
- the cysT gene encoding sulfate ABC transporter permease subunit CysT: protein MTIDAPSLAPGTARRRRARGRRQSTLTRSSGIGLGIALTWFSILVLIPLCLVVIQSVDGGWETFRQTLTNPQTAAALRLTVLQALYVTAINVVMGTLIAWVLVRDTFPGKRLLEVVIDIPFALPTIVAGLVLLSLYGPDSPLGINVANTGRSVFLALLFVTLPFVVRTVQPVLMELDRDVEEAAASLGASRFTTLRRIILPSLAPAITAGAALSFARGISEYGSFVLLSGNLPLKTEVASVRILTYIENGNEAAAASVATILLLVALAAIVLLQVLSSWVARRG from the coding sequence GTGACGATCGACGCACCCTCCCTCGCCCCGGGCACCGCGCGTAGGCGCCGTGCCCGGGGCAGGCGACAGTCCACGCTGACGCGGTCCTCGGGCATCGGCCTGGGGATCGCGTTGACATGGTTCAGCATCCTGGTCCTGATCCCGCTGTGCCTCGTCGTGATCCAGTCGGTCGACGGTGGCTGGGAGACATTCCGCCAGACGCTGACCAACCCGCAGACCGCGGCGGCACTGCGCCTCACGGTGCTGCAGGCCCTGTACGTGACGGCGATCAACGTCGTCATGGGGACGCTCATCGCGTGGGTGCTCGTGCGCGACACCTTCCCGGGCAAGCGCCTGCTCGAGGTCGTCATCGACATCCCGTTCGCCCTGCCGACGATCGTCGCCGGCCTCGTGCTGCTGAGCCTCTACGGGCCGGACAGCCCGCTGGGCATCAACGTCGCCAACACGGGCCGCTCGGTGTTCCTGGCCCTGCTGTTCGTGACGCTGCCCTTCGTGGTCCGCACGGTGCAGCCCGTGCTGATGGAGCTCGACCGGGACGTCGAGGAGGCCGCCGCGTCGCTCGGGGCCAGCCGGTTCACGACGCTGCGCCGCATCATCCTGCCGAGCCTCGCGCCGGCGATCACCGCCGGTGCCGCGCTGTCGTTCGCGCGCGGGATCAGCGAGTACGGATCGTTCGTGCTGCTGTCGGGCAACCTGCCGCTCAAGACGGAGGTCGCGTCGGTGCGCATCCTGACCTACATCGAGAACGGCAACGAGGCCGCCGCCGCGTCCGTCGCGACGATCCTGCTGCTGGTCGCCCTGGCCGCGATCGTCCTGCTCCAGGTCCTGTCGAGCTGGGTGGCCCGTCGTGGCTAG
- a CDS encoding sulfate ABC transporter substrate-binding protein, with translation MRIFSRKRVATAVAVSLSAAVLGACGGGSDTTGGSTQLSLVAYSVPKAADGALQKAFEKTADGKGITFRESYGASGDQSRAVVSGLKADVTHFSLTPDTTRLVDEGLVAKDWDQTATKGILSTSVVSIIVRKGNPKNIQSFADLAKPGIGIVTPNPGSSGSARWNILAAYQEQIANGASEADAEAYLKKVFANVEALPGSGRDATTAFQGGTGDVLLSYENEAIFARQQGEDIDYVVPKKNLLIQNPGAVTTKAPAAAKKFLAFGESAAGQKIFAQFGFRPVEGVSGVDVGDVEGANDPSDPFPAIDDLATIDTTFGGWGATNKKFFDENDGIITKIIAASGKS, from the coding sequence ATGAGGATCTTCTCCCGCAAGCGTGTCGCGACCGCCGTCGCCGTGTCCCTGAGCGCCGCGGTGCTGGGCGCGTGTGGTGGAGGCAGCGACACCACCGGCGGCTCGACGCAGCTGTCCCTGGTCGCCTACTCCGTCCCCAAGGCGGCCGACGGTGCCCTGCAGAAGGCGTTCGAGAAGACGGCCGACGGCAAGGGCATCACGTTCAGGGAGTCGTACGGCGCCTCGGGCGACCAGAGCCGCGCCGTCGTCAGCGGGCTCAAGGCCGATGTCACGCACTTCTCACTGACCCCCGACACGACGCGCCTCGTCGACGAGGGCCTCGTCGCCAAGGACTGGGACCAGACCGCGACGAAGGGCATCCTGTCGACCTCGGTCGTGTCGATCATCGTGCGCAAGGGCAACCCCAAGAACATCCAGTCCTTCGCCGATCTCGCCAAGCCCGGCATCGGCATCGTGACGCCCAATCCGGGCTCCTCGGGATCGGCCCGCTGGAACATCCTGGCGGCCTACCAGGAGCAGATCGCCAACGGTGCCAGCGAGGCCGACGCCGAGGCGTACCTCAAGAAGGTCTTCGCCAACGTCGAGGCGCTGCCGGGCAGCGGTCGCGACGCCACCACCGCCTTCCAGGGCGGCACCGGCGACGTGCTGCTGTCGTACGAGAACGAGGCGATCTTCGCGCGTCAGCAGGGTGAGGACATCGACTACGTCGTGCCGAAGAAGAACCTCCTGATCCAGAACCCGGGTGCCGTGACGACCAAGGCCCCCGCCGCCGCCAAGAAGTTCCTGGCGTTCGGCGAGAGCGCAGCCGGGCAGAAGATCTTCGCCCAGTTCGGCTTCCGCCCCGTCGAGGGCGTCAGCGGCGTCGACGTCGGTGACGTCGAGGGCGCCAACGACCCGTCCGACCCCTTCCCGGCGATCGACGACCTCGCCACGATCGACACGACCTTCGGCGGCTGGGGGGCCACCAACAAGAAGTTCTTCGACGAGAACGACGGCATCATCACCAAGATCATCGCGGCCTCCGGCAAGTCGTGA
- the purU gene encoding formyltetrahydrofolate deformylase translates to MPSSFVLTLSCPDRPGLVYAVTRWIAESGGNLLDSQQFSDTTPVPDQVAEFFLRVHFDFAAPRGLDEVRAGFEPVATELAMMYRLTVAEQPLRALVMVSKEGHCLNDLLYRQSTGALNIEIPAVVSNHRDLERLATSYDVPFHHVPAADKPAAEARLLELVAELDVDLVVLARYMQILSDDLCRSLDGRAINIHHSFLPSFKGARPYQQAHDRGVKLIGATAHYVTADLDEGPIIEQGVLRVDHRRTSADLARAGRDVEAQTLSRAVQLHAESRVLLNGRRTVVFD, encoded by the coding sequence GTGCCCTCGTCGTTCGTCCTGACCCTCTCGTGCCCCGACCGTCCCGGTCTGGTCTACGCCGTCACCCGCTGGATCGCCGAGTCGGGCGGCAACCTGCTCGACAGCCAGCAGTTCAGCGACACGACTCCAGTGCCCGACCAAGTGGCGGAGTTCTTCCTGCGCGTCCACTTCGACTTCGCCGCGCCCCGCGGGCTCGACGAGGTACGCGCCGGCTTCGAGCCGGTGGCCACCGAGCTCGCCATGATGTACCGCCTCACGGTGGCCGAGCAGCCGCTGCGGGCGCTCGTCATGGTCTCGAAGGAGGGGCACTGCCTCAACGACCTGCTGTACCGCCAGAGCACCGGGGCACTCAACATCGAGATCCCCGCCGTCGTGTCGAACCACCGCGACCTCGAGCGGCTCGCGACGTCCTACGACGTGCCGTTCCACCACGTCCCCGCAGCCGACAAGCCGGCCGCCGAGGCCCGGCTGCTCGAGCTGGTCGCCGAGCTCGACGTCGACCTGGTCGTGCTGGCGCGCTACATGCAGATCCTGTCGGACGACCTGTGCCGCAGCCTCGACGGCCGCGCCATCAACATCCACCACAGCTTCCTGCCGAGCTTCAAGGGCGCGCGGCCTTACCAGCAGGCGCACGACCGCGGGGTCAAGCTCATCGGCGCGACCGCCCACTACGTCACGGCCGACCTCGACGAGGGGCCGATCATCGAGCAGGGCGTGCTGCGGGTCGACCACCGTCGCACGTCGGCCGACCTGGCCCGCGCGGGCCGCGACGTCGAGGCGCAGACCCTCTCGCGGGCCGTGCAGCTGCACGCCGAGTCACGCGTGCTCCTCAACGGCCGCCGCACCGTCGTCTTCGACTAG
- the ppk2 gene encoding polyphosphate kinase 2, protein MSTDFLAPIGIDLAKLHGYTVVDVEDDDPVLLDTTGRPVDTWRDGYPYPSRMDVREYDLQKRMLQIELLKLQNWIKTRGERLVVVFEGRDAAGKGGTIKRFTEHLNPRGARVVALEKPSERESTQWYFQRYVQHLPAAGEIVMFDRSWYNRAGVERVMGFCSDDQYDEFMRQVPQFERMLVGDGVHLVKFWFSVSSAEQRTRFAIRQVDPVRQWKLSPMDLESLDKWEAYTAAKEAMFTLTDTPDAPWTVVKSNDKKRARVEAMRHVLAQFDYDNRDDEIVTRADPLIVGPAAEIFKNAAD, encoded by the coding sequence GTGAGCACCGACTTCCTGGCACCCATCGGCATCGACCTGGCCAAGCTGCACGGCTACACCGTGGTCGACGTGGAGGACGACGATCCCGTCCTGCTCGACACGACCGGCCGCCCGGTCGACACCTGGCGCGACGGCTACCCGTACCCCTCCCGCATGGACGTGCGCGAGTACGACCTGCAGAAGCGGATGCTGCAGATCGAGCTGCTGAAGCTGCAGAACTGGATCAAGACCCGCGGTGAGCGCCTGGTCGTGGTCTTCGAAGGTCGTGACGCGGCGGGCAAGGGCGGAACGATCAAGCGCTTCACCGAGCACCTCAACCCTCGCGGGGCGCGGGTCGTGGCGCTCGAGAAGCCCAGCGAGCGCGAGTCGACCCAGTGGTACTTCCAGCGCTACGTGCAGCACCTGCCCGCCGCCGGCGAGATCGTGATGTTCGACCGGTCCTGGTACAACCGCGCCGGTGTCGAGCGGGTCATGGGCTTCTGCTCCGACGACCAGTACGACGAGTTCATGCGGCAGGTGCCGCAGTTCGAGCGGATGCTCGTCGGCGACGGCGTCCACCTCGTCAAGTTCTGGTTCTCGGTGTCGTCGGCCGAGCAGCGCACCCGCTTCGCGATTCGGCAGGTCGATCCCGTGAGGCAGTGGAAGCTGTCGCCGATGGACCTGGAGTCGCTCGACAAGTGGGAGGCGTACACCGCGGCGAAGGAGGCGATGTTCACGTTGACCGACACGCCCGACGCGCCGTGGACCGTCGTCAAGAGCAATGACAAGAAGCGCGCCCGGGTCGAGGCGATGCGGCACGTGCTGGCCCAGTTCGACTACGACAACCGTGACGACGAGATCGTGACCCGGGCCGATCCGCTGATCGTCGGTCCTGCGGCCGAGATCTTCAAGAACGCCGCGGACTAG
- a CDS encoding sulfate ABC transporter permease, producing the protein MASRAAEPRTAGTYVRRLIVVAYLFLLVIWPVALVVQKTFEGGLDNLQTALTDPVVTDALQLTVVVALWAVAINTVFGVGISLLLVRYEFPGRRVLSALIDLPLSVSPVVVGLALLLAYGGNNGTFGPALEDAGLQIAFATPGIVMATAFVSLPLVIREIVPVLQEIGTEQEQAATSLGAGPWQTFWRITLPSIKWALVYGVVLSLARALGEFGAVKVVSGNIAQQTQTATLVVEEKYQDFEQGSAYATSFLLALIAVAALVVVTILRPKDETDGD; encoded by the coding sequence GTGGCTAGCCGCGCCGCAGAGCCCCGCACCGCCGGCACGTACGTCCGCCGGCTGATCGTCGTGGCCTATCTGTTCCTGCTGGTCATCTGGCCCGTCGCGCTGGTCGTGCAGAAGACGTTCGAGGGCGGCCTCGACAACCTGCAGACCGCCCTGACCGATCCGGTGGTCACCGACGCGTTGCAGCTCACCGTCGTCGTCGCCCTGTGGGCCGTCGCGATCAACACCGTCTTCGGCGTCGGCATCTCGCTGCTGCTCGTGCGCTACGAGTTCCCGGGACGCCGCGTCCTGTCGGCCCTGATCGACCTGCCCCTGTCGGTCTCCCCCGTCGTGGTCGGCCTGGCCCTGCTGCTCGCCTACGGCGGCAACAACGGCACGTTCGGCCCGGCCCTCGAGGACGCCGGCCTGCAGATCGCCTTCGCGACCCCCGGCATCGTCATGGCGACCGCGTTCGTCAGCCTGCCGCTCGTGATCCGCGAGATCGTGCCGGTGCTGCAGGAGATCGGCACCGAGCAGGAGCAGGCCGCCACGAGCCTCGGCGCCGGCCCGTGGCAGACGTTCTGGCGCATCACGCTGCCGTCGATCAAGTGGGCGCTCGTCTACGGCGTCGTGCTGAGCCTGGCCCGCGCCCTCGGCGAGTTCGGCGCGGTCAAGGTCGTGTCGGGCAACATCGCCCAGCAGACCCAGACGGCCACCCTGGTCGTCGAGGAGAAGTACCAGGACTTCGAGCAGGGCTCCGCGTACGCGACGTCGTTCCTGCTCGCACTGATCGCGGTCGCGGCGCTCGTCGTCGTGACCATCCTTCGACCCAAGGACGAGACTGATGGGGACTGA
- a CDS encoding MFS transporter produces the protein MTALDTNTRPRTRHVSLALIALALGGFAIGTTEFMTMGLLEEIAAGIDRTNAETGHIITAYAFGVVVGAPVIVSLGARLPKKELAIGLILALGVGNAITAVASGYLPVMAARFVAGLPHGAYFGVASLLAASLVRPELRGRAISSVMLGLSVATVAGVPASTLLGQTLGWRSAYWAVLVIAIAAAVMIFVFVPHSPANTDASVRGELAALKRPQVLFAVSAGMVGFGGLFAMYSYIAPMVTKVMDLSDAWVAAFTLAFGIGSVLGSWGAGILADWDVERSVVGGFIATALVLVAFYYSAPYVVPALLLVVGVGALGSIVAINLQIRLMDAAGDAQMLGAALNHSALNIANGLGAFFGSIIISAGYGYRATSWVGVVLASLGLLIFVAGIAFQRRTAASSRPLTPVG, from the coding sequence GTGACCGCCCTCGACACGAACACCCGCCCGCGCACGCGCCACGTCAGCCTGGCGCTGATCGCCCTCGCCCTCGGCGGCTTCGCGATCGGCACCACCGAGTTCATGACGATGGGGCTGCTCGAGGAGATCGCGGCGGGCATCGACCGCACCAACGCCGAGACGGGGCACATCATCACGGCCTACGCCTTCGGCGTCGTCGTGGGAGCACCCGTCATCGTGTCGCTGGGTGCCCGTCTGCCGAAGAAGGAGCTGGCCATCGGGCTGATCCTGGCGCTCGGCGTCGGCAACGCGATCACGGCCGTCGCGAGCGGCTACCTGCCCGTCATGGCGGCGCGGTTCGTCGCCGGTCTGCCGCACGGTGCCTACTTCGGCGTGGCCTCGTTGCTGGCCGCGTCGCTGGTGCGTCCCGAGCTGCGCGGCCGGGCGATCAGCTCGGTCATGCTGGGGCTGTCGGTGGCGACGGTGGCCGGCGTCCCTGCCAGCACCCTCCTGGGCCAGACCCTGGGGTGGCGCAGCGCGTACTGGGCCGTGCTGGTCATCGCGATCGCCGCGGCCGTCATGATCTTCGTGTTCGTCCCGCACTCGCCGGCCAACACCGACGCGTCGGTGCGCGGCGAGCTCGCGGCGCTCAAGCGTCCCCAGGTGCTGTTCGCGGTCTCCGCCGGCATGGTCGGATTCGGGGGCCTGTTCGCGATGTACAGCTACATCGCGCCGATGGTCACCAAGGTCATGGACCTCTCGGACGCGTGGGTCGCCGCGTTCACGCTGGCCTTCGGCATCGGATCGGTGCTGGGCTCGTGGGGAGCCGGCATCCTGGCCGACTGGGACGTCGAGCGTTCGGTCGTCGGCGGGTTCATCGCCACGGCGCTGGTGCTCGTGGCCTTCTACTACTCGGCCCCCTACGTCGTCCCGGCTCTGCTGCTGGTCGTCGGGGTCGGTGCGCTCGGTTCGATCGTCGCGATCAACCTGCAGATCCGCCTGATGGACGCAGCGGGGGACGCCCAGATGCTGGGAGCGGCGCTCAACCACTCGGCCCTCAACATCGCCAACGGCCTCGGTGCCTTCTTCGGCTCGATCATCATCTCGGCCGGCTACGGCTACCGCGCCACCAGCTGGGTCGGCGTGGTGCTGGCGAGCCTTGGCCTGCTGATCTTCGTCGCGGGCATCGCCTTCCAGCGCCGGACGGCTGCGTCGTCGAGGCCGCTGACTCCTGTCGGCTGA
- a CDS encoding MFS transporter, which translates to MATRPSMTTDLPPGTGSSIDRSPWPALWAMVIGFFMILVDNTIVSVATPAIRDDLGTDYNSVIWVTSAYLLAYAVPLLVTGRLGDRFGPKNMYLLGLTIFTLASLWCGLTGSIEMLIVARVVQGFGAALITPQTMAVITRTFPAAKRGSAMALWGATAGVATLVGPILGGVLVDSLGWEWIFIVNVPVGIIGFVLAVRLVPVLPTHSHTFDWLGVALSGVGVFLVVFGIQEGEKYDWGTITGIISVPLLIAVGVAVFGIFIWWQSRIKAEPLVPLGLFRDRNFSLGNGGIALVSLAITSMSLPFFFYAQGVRGWSPTESALLMAPMAVVLMVLSPFVGKLVDRTHPRNITVVGFGTAAIAMFWLSQLIAPETPVWQLCLPMALFGVSNACLWAPLSATATRNLPMSSAGSGAGVYNTTRQIGAVLGSAAIAALIQARLTANGLEGATEAGQGATGAMPAPVQTAFSDAMSQTLYLPVVAFVIGIVLVLFLAKPSHAGHGGAPVGNTTKDAEAVAEPQR; encoded by the coding sequence ATGGCAACCCGACCATCCATGACGACCGACCTCCCCCCCGGCACCGGCTCTTCCATCGACCGGTCCCCGTGGCCCGCCCTCTGGGCCATGGTCATCGGCTTCTTCATGATCCTCGTCGACAACACGATCGTGTCGGTCGCGACGCCGGCGATCCGCGACGACCTCGGCACCGACTACAACTCGGTCATCTGGGTCACGAGCGCCTATCTGCTCGCCTACGCCGTGCCGCTGCTCGTGACGGGACGACTGGGTGACCGCTTCGGCCCCAAGAACATGTACCTGCTCGGACTCACGATCTTCACGCTCGCCTCGCTCTGGTGCGGTCTGACCGGGTCGATCGAGATGCTGATCGTCGCCCGCGTCGTCCAGGGCTTCGGAGCCGCGCTCATCACACCGCAGACCATGGCGGTCATCACCCGCACCTTCCCCGCTGCCAAGCGGGGCAGTGCTATGGCGCTGTGGGGCGCGACGGCCGGCGTCGCGACGCTCGTCGGACCGATTCTCGGCGGCGTGCTCGTCGACTCGCTCGGCTGGGAGTGGATCTTCATCGTCAACGTCCCGGTCGGCATCATCGGCTTCGTCCTGGCCGTCCGTCTCGTGCCGGTGCTCCCGACGCACAGCCACACCTTCGACTGGCTCGGCGTGGCGCTGAGCGGTGTCGGCGTGTTCCTCGTGGTGTTCGGCATCCAGGAGGGCGAGAAGTACGACTGGGGCACCATCACGGGCATCATCAGCGTCCCGCTGCTGATCGCCGTCGGCGTGGCCGTCTTCGGCATCTTCATCTGGTGGCAGAGCCGCATCAAGGCCGAGCCGCTCGTACCTCTCGGGCTGTTCCGCGACCGCAACTTCTCTCTCGGCAACGGCGGCATCGCGCTCGTGTCGCTCGCCATCACGTCGATGTCGCTGCCGTTCTTCTTCTACGCCCAGGGCGTCCGCGGCTGGAGCCCCACGGAGTCGGCCCTGCTGATGGCACCCATGGCCGTCGTGCTGATGGTGCTGTCGCCGTTCGTCGGCAAGCTCGTCGACCGCACGCACCCCCGCAACATCACGGTCGTGGGGTTCGGCACCGCCGCGATCGCGATGTTCTGGCTGTCGCAGCTCATCGCGCCGGAGACACCGGTGTGGCAGCTGTGCCTCCCGATGGCGCTGTTCGGCGTCTCCAACGCCTGCCTGTGGGCACCGCTCAGCGCCACCGCGACCCGCAACCTGCCGATGTCGTCGGCCGGATCGGGTGCCGGCGTCTACAACACGACCCGGCAGATCGGTGCCGTGCTCGGCAGCGCCGCGATCGCGGCCCTCATCCAGGCCCGCCTCACGGCCAACGGCCTCGAGGGCGCGACCGAGGCCGGCCAGGGCGCGACCGGCGCGATGCCGGCCCCCGTGCAGACAGCGTTCTCCGATGCCATGTCGCAGACCCTCTACCTGCCCGTGGTCGCGTTCGTGATCGGCATCGTGCTGGTGCTGTTCCTGGCCAAGCCGTCGCACGCGGGTCACGGCGGGGCCCCGGTCGGGAACACGACGAAGGACGCCGAGGCCGTCGCCGAGCCGCAGCGCTAG